A genome region from Triticum aestivum cultivar Chinese Spring chromosome 2B, IWGSC CS RefSeq v2.1, whole genome shotgun sequence includes the following:
- the LOC123038762 gene encoding disease resistance protein RGA2-like codes for MEVIFSAAMGELASRSISFLVDKYLKQWSAETTEEERLHSLQRLLLRLHVIVEEADDRLITNQAMLQQLSILRQEMYRGHYTIDIFSCRAHEDYRTKDYSFAPSKFNPAKRVCFCSGNSEGAAQAELLEQLIGSLRNTIEDVSEFIIFLNSYPRLHRQPYNMYLLLDKCMLGRQMEMGLVMNFLLQAETAHGDPGHLAVLPIIGPRKVGKSTLIEHVCNDERVRDHFSQILFFSGDDLKDASVETLRDGGRIKHQNRGMGGGRTLIISELLLDIEEPVWKRLYSAAKSRITSGSKMIIVSRSDKIARFGTTEPLRLQFLTQEAYWYFFKVRSFGSTRAEDHPKLASMAMEMANLTSGCFMSANIISGILKANFNPHFWSMALAALRNLKTTNISVYGDRFTLPWQMAEPTYLRRVNKSSSECVVLFLDYKTCSAGTGHEALRMMSAQDLLFGSVRLRGKFKVHAWTSHLPPHYSYIVHCEVQKPHLMVTSNKRFQKSSG; via the coding sequence atggaggTAATATTTTCTGCTGCTATGGGTGAGCTTGCCAGTAGATCCATATCTTTCCTGGTGGACAAATACCTGAAGCAGTGGTCAGCGGAGACAACCGAGGAGGAGAGGCTGCACAGCCTGCAACGGCTGCTACTGCGGCTTCATGTCATCGTCGAGGAGGCAGATGACCGGCTCATCACAAACCAGGCCATGCTGCAGCAACTCAGCATACTGAGACAGGAGATGTACAGGGGGCATTACACCATTGATATCTTCAGTTGCCGAGCACATGAAGATTACAGGACAAAAGATTACTCTTTTGCCCCATCTAAGTTCAACCCTGCAAAGCGTGTATGTTTCTGCAGTGGCAACAGTGAAGGTGCAGCACAAGCTGAGCTGCTGGAGCAACTTATTGGCAGCTTGCGTAACACCATTGAAGATGTGAGTGAGTTCATCATATTTCTAAACAGTTACCCACGTCTGCACCGTCAACCCTACAACATGTATCTGTTGCTGGACAAATGCATGCTCGGACGCCAAATGGAGATGGGACTTGTGATGAACTTCCTGTTGCAAGCAGAGACTGCTCATGGCGATCCTGGTCATCTGGCTGTCTTGCCAATCATCGGTCCCAGGAAAGTTGGAAAGAGCACCCTGATCGAGCATGTGTGCAACGATGAAAGGGTCCGCGACCACTTCTCTCAAATTTTGTTTTTCAGTGGAGATGATCTTAAAGATGCAAGTGTAGAGACTCTAAGAGATGGAGGTCGAATCAAGCATCAAAACCGTGGGATGGGCGGTGGAAGAACATTGATCATCAGTGAGCTACTTCTGGATATTGAGGAGCCTGTATGGAAGAGGCTGTATTCAGCTGCGAAAAGTCGCATCACGAGCGGAAGTAAGATGATAATTGTGAGCCGCTCCGACAAGATCGCAAGATTTGGAACCACAGAACCCCTCAGGTTACAGTTCTTAACTCAAGAAGCATACTGGTACTTCTTCAAGGTGCGTTCGTTTGGGAGCACGAGAGCAGAGGACCACCCGAAGCTCGCATCAATGGCCATGGAGATGGCCAATTTGACGAGTGGGTGCTTCATGTCTGCAAACATCATCAGTGGAATACTGAAAGCAAATTTTAACCCCCATTTCTGGAGCATGGCCCTTGCAGCCCTCAGGAATTTGAAGACGACAAACATCTCAGTGTATGGGGATCGTTTCACTCTTCCTTGGCAGATGGCGGAGCCAACATATCTCAGGAGGGTGAACAAAAGTTCTTCCGAATGTGTCGTGTTGTTTCTTGACTACAAGACATGTTCTGCTGGAACTGGACATGAAGCTCTCAGGATGATGAGCGCGCAAGATCTTCTCTTTGGAAGTGTGAGGCTTCGAGGGAAATTCAAGGTCCATGCATGGACATCCCACCTGCCGCCTCACTACAGCTACATCGTTCACTGTGAGGTACAGAA